A section of the Saccharopolyspora gregorii genome encodes:
- a CDS encoding non-ribosomal peptide synthetase → MNADEIISELQDLGVRLWSEDGQIRFRAPKGVLTQQHRDALRARKDEVLALLDREQDAGQVRADPGARGEPFPLTDVQTAYLLGRRDSFGYGGVACHGYLEVGYPSLEPDAVVAAWNLLIGRHDMLRATVSADGYQQVLPEVPRCEVACTDLRGAGPDAVAAHLAAVREELGHRRYDTAVWPLFELRLTRTDDGDLLHFSLDSLIADWGSAGVLLDELDLVLAGRAAELPELEITFRDYLLAERGLRDTARYRRDREYWKSKADDLPPAPELPMRTGSGAGEVRFDRHRFRLSEQDWNGLRTQAGARGITAANAVLAAYASVLDRWSARRRFTLNLTLLNRLPLHPQVDRLVGDFTSVSLLDVDGMAGTSLGERAERLGARLFTDLDHRLHSGVEVIRDLARARGQEAALMPVVFTSALGLGPSGGSGAGRVLGEGITQTPQVFLDCQVNDGSGELVVDWDVRRGIFPDGLVADMFAAFEELLRSLAADPAAWELPEPVGLPEWQRAERARANDTAGPVPDGLLQDGVLARAAREPDAIAVRHPGGALRYGELAGLAAEVARRLDGIEPGERVAVLVDRGPEQVVGVLGVLLAGGCYLPIDANQPRVRRDRVLADAGVRRVLVRSRTTDLPDELVVTELDRLEPAATAPPRPATAPDDPAYVIYTSGSTGAPKGVVISHRAARNTVDDITERFGVTERDRVLGLARLGFDLSVYDVFGVLAAGGELVLPDPERGADPSHWAELVAEHGVTLWNSVPAQLQMLVNYLDSEPAVLPGLRLGLLSGDWIPVTLPDQLARFAPAAELVSLGGATEASIWSIHHPIDRVDPSWTSIPYGTPLRNQGFRVLDGDWRDCPVWTPGELCITGAGLALGYLGDAELTADRFVAHPADGQRLYRTGDLGRYLPGGEIEFLGRRDDQVKIRGHRIELGEVEAALLAHPEVGAAAAVVVADEGGERALLGFTEPARVAEPDRDERGRERLRTAAAKFADRQVAGIAAEDVERYLHDLHRAARLSMLHALRARGAFAAPRAEDAVVDAAQPHERHRWLVRRWLRCLLDGGEVAEQDGLLRIAADVSGEDVERAWRQVERHCERGLCTPDFVRYQRDHVGRLHALLDDEQNPFELLFPQGRDEPARAVYRDDPAMRYANHGAAAVLHRIAAGHDGPEPLRVLELGAGTGATTSAVLPLLDGFEVDYLFTDVTPFFLPAAREEFAGVPGLRFGLLDVDGDLRAQGATPNSADVVLCAGMLNSARDVAAALRTAVELLVPGGWLVFTEPTGEHPQILLTQGFMMDPADGDRERGASTLLDRDRWRALLAEAGAEEVLCLPGDEHPMAAQGMHLFAARVGTDRAAPHPAALERFLRERLPAHMVPAHLQLVDALPVTRNGKIDRAALAGWRPAEPVGTAVESDVDGGDELAARLCALWSSALGVQRIGPDENFYHRGADSLILARVAGRLREEVPEAADFAYDTLLRQMLNEPTVTALLAALRAGREPEVAPVRAARGGSLLVPFGPQDVDGPVRVLFHAALGTMDYFQHLGAALAEQRLGPVVGLAVADWDAYCAIPAEDLIPRVADDYARRLVDEGHTRFQLVGYCLGGLLATEVARRLAERGLEVVDLTLVDSIPMFIETDEELAFESIFVPNLGLDPVASVFGPEVDAADVHRAVRTLMEQCSGKVPAGAIAALRDDPGLTAVAEAATRRARIDQRDRLAEYARAAAENAGVPVEPEMVPTLFRVCRHSMIAARFDPEPYAGDMRFLRADQQQTFGLTAGVGHLAAPFWERTCLGGFAVSDVPGDHFSVIEPPQVQIVADRLAEPLRADVEEQGAHA, encoded by the coding sequence ATGAACGCTGACGAGATCATCTCCGAGCTCCAGGACCTGGGCGTCCGGTTGTGGAGCGAGGACGGGCAGATCCGGTTCCGCGCCCCGAAGGGCGTGCTCACCCAGCAGCACCGCGACGCCCTGCGCGCGCGCAAGGACGAGGTGCTCGCGCTGCTGGACCGCGAGCAGGACGCCGGCCAGGTGCGCGCCGACCCGGGCGCCCGCGGCGAACCGTTCCCGCTCACCGACGTGCAGACCGCGTACCTGCTGGGCAGGCGCGATTCCTTCGGCTACGGCGGTGTCGCCTGCCACGGGTACCTGGAGGTCGGCTACCCGAGCCTGGAGCCGGACGCGGTCGTCGCCGCGTGGAACCTGCTGATCGGGCGGCACGACATGCTGCGCGCCACCGTGTCGGCCGACGGCTACCAGCAGGTGCTGCCGGAGGTGCCGCGCTGCGAGGTGGCCTGCACCGACCTGCGCGGTGCCGGGCCGGACGCGGTCGCCGCGCACCTGGCCGCGGTCCGGGAGGAACTGGGGCACCGGCGCTACGACACCGCGGTGTGGCCCCTGTTCGAGCTGCGGCTGACCCGCACCGACGACGGCGACCTGCTGCACTTCTCGCTGGACTCGCTCATCGCGGACTGGGGCAGCGCCGGGGTGCTGCTGGACGAGCTGGACCTGGTGCTGGCGGGCCGCGCGGCCGAGCTGCCCGAGCTGGAGATCACCTTCCGGGACTACCTGCTCGCCGAGCGCGGGCTGCGCGACACGGCCCGGTACCGCCGCGACCGCGAGTACTGGAAGTCCAAGGCGGACGATCTGCCGCCCGCGCCGGAACTGCCGATGCGCACCGGGAGCGGCGCCGGTGAGGTCCGCTTCGACCGGCACCGGTTCCGGCTGTCCGAACAGGACTGGAACGGGTTGCGCACCCAGGCGGGGGCGCGCGGGATCACCGCCGCCAACGCGGTGCTCGCGGCCTACGCCTCGGTGCTGGACCGCTGGAGCGCGCGCCGCCGCTTCACCCTCAACCTCACCCTGCTGAACCGGCTGCCGCTGCACCCGCAGGTGGATCGGCTTGTCGGCGACTTCACCTCGGTGAGCCTGCTGGACGTGGACGGGATGGCCGGGACCTCGCTGGGGGAGCGCGCCGAGCGGCTCGGCGCGCGGCTGTTCACCGACCTGGACCACCGGTTGCACTCCGGGGTGGAGGTGATCCGCGACCTGGCCCGCGCCCGCGGCCAGGAGGCGGCGCTGATGCCGGTGGTGTTCACCAGCGCGCTCGGTCTCGGGCCCAGCGGTGGGTCCGGTGCGGGTCGCGTGCTCGGCGAGGGCATCACCCAGACCCCCCAGGTCTTCCTGGACTGCCAGGTCAACGACGGGTCCGGGGAACTGGTGGTGGACTGGGACGTCCGCCGCGGCATCTTCCCCGACGGGCTCGTCGCGGACATGTTCGCCGCGTTCGAGGAACTGCTGCGCTCGCTGGCCGCGGATCCGGCCGCGTGGGAGCTGCCGGAACCGGTGGGCCTGCCGGAGTGGCAGCGGGCCGAGCGCGCTCGCGCCAACGACACCGCCGGGCCGGTCCCGGACGGTCTGCTGCAGGACGGGGTCCTGGCGCGCGCCGCCCGGGAACCGGACGCGATCGCGGTGCGCCACCCGGGCGGGGCGCTGCGCTACGGCGAGCTCGCCGGGCTCGCGGCCGAGGTGGCGCGGCGGCTCGACGGGATCGAACCGGGGGAGCGCGTCGCCGTGCTGGTCGACCGCGGTCCCGAGCAGGTCGTGGGCGTGCTGGGCGTGCTGCTGGCCGGCGGCTGCTACCTGCCGATCGACGCGAACCAGCCGCGGGTGCGCCGGGACCGGGTGCTCGCCGACGCCGGGGTGCGCCGGGTGCTCGTGCGGTCCCGCACCACCGACCTGCCGGACGAGCTGGTGGTGACCGAGCTGGACCGGCTCGAACCCGCCGCGACCGCGCCGCCGCGGCCCGCGACCGCGCCGGACGACCCGGCCTACGTGATCTACACGTCCGGTTCGACCGGGGCGCCGAAGGGCGTGGTGATCAGCCACCGCGCCGCGCGCAACACCGTGGACGACATCACCGAGCGGTTCGGCGTCACCGAGCGGGACCGGGTGCTGGGCCTGGCGCGGCTCGGCTTCGACCTGTCCGTCTACGACGTGTTCGGGGTGCTCGCCGCCGGCGGGGAGCTGGTGCTGCCCGACCCGGAGCGCGGCGCGGACCCCTCGCACTGGGCGGAACTGGTGGCCGAGCACGGCGTGACGCTGTGGAACTCGGTGCCCGCGCAGCTGCAGATGCTGGTGAACTACCTGGATTCCGAGCCCGCGGTGCTGCCGGGCCTGCGGCTGGGCCTGTTGTCCGGCGACTGGATCCCGGTGACGCTGCCCGATCAGCTGGCCCGGTTCGCCCCGGCCGCCGAGCTGGTCTCGCTGGGCGGTGCGACCGAGGCGTCGATCTGGTCGATCCACCACCCGATCGACCGGGTGGACCCGTCGTGGACGAGCATCCCGTACGGAACACCGCTGCGGAACCAGGGTTTCCGGGTGCTCGACGGGGACTGGCGCGACTGTCCGGTGTGGACTCCCGGCGAGCTGTGCATCACCGGCGCGGGTCTCGCGCTCGGGTACCTCGGGGACGCTGAGCTGACCGCGGACCGGTTCGTCGCGCATCCCGCCGACGGGCAGCGGCTCTACCGCACCGGCGACCTGGGCCGCTACCTGCCCGGCGGGGAGATCGAGTTCCTCGGCAGGCGCGACGACCAGGTGAAGATCCGCGGCCACCGCATCGAACTCGGCGAGGTGGAGGCCGCGCTGCTGGCCCACCCGGAGGTCGGTGCGGCCGCCGCCGTCGTCGTCGCCGATGAGGGCGGGGAGCGAGCGCTGCTCGGCTTCACCGAACCCGCCCGCGTCGCCGAGCCGGACCGCGACGAGCGGGGCCGGGAACGGCTGCGCACCGCCGCGGCGAAGTTCGCCGACCGCCAGGTCGCGGGAATCGCCGCCGAGGACGTCGAGCGGTACCTGCACGACCTGCACCGCGCGGCGCGGCTGTCCATGCTGCACGCGTTGCGCGCCCGCGGCGCCTTCGCCGCCCCGCGCGCCGAGGACGCGGTGGTCGACGCCGCCCAGCCGCACGAGCGGCACCGCTGGCTGGTGCGCCGCTGGCTGCGCTGCCTCCTCGACGGCGGTGAGGTCGCCGAGCAGGACGGGCTGCTGCGGATCGCCGCGGACGTCTCCGGCGAGGACGTGGAACGCGCCTGGCGGCAGGTGGAACGGCACTGCGAGCGCGGTCTGTGCACCCCGGACTTCGTGCGCTACCAGCGCGATCACGTCGGCCGCCTGCACGCGCTGCTCGACGACGAGCAGAACCCGTTCGAGCTGCTGTTCCCGCAGGGCCGCGACGAACCGGCGCGGGCGGTCTACCGCGACGACCCGGCGATGCGCTACGCCAACCACGGCGCCGCCGCCGTGCTGCACCGCATCGCCGCCGGGCACGACGGACCGGAACCGCTGCGCGTGCTGGAACTCGGCGCGGGCACCGGCGCGACCACCTCGGCGGTGCTGCCGCTGCTCGACGGGTTCGAGGTGGACTACCTGTTCACCGACGTCACCCCGTTCTTCCTGCCCGCCGCGCGGGAGGAGTTCGCCGGAGTGCCCGGGCTGCGGTTCGGCCTGCTCGACGTGGACGGCGACCTGCGGGCGCAGGGCGCGACGCCGAACTCCGCGGACGTGGTGCTGTGCGCCGGGATGCTCAACAGCGCCCGGGACGTGGCCGCCGCGCTGCGCACCGCCGTGGAACTGCTCGTCCCCGGCGGCTGGCTGGTGTTCACCGAACCGACCGGCGAGCACCCGCAGATCCTGCTCACCCAGGGCTTCATGATGGATCCGGCGGACGGCGACCGGGAGCGCGGCGCGAGCACCCTGCTGGACCGGGACCGCTGGCGCGCGCTGCTCGCCGAGGCCGGTGCCGAAGAAGTGCTGTGCCTGCCCGGTGACGAACACCCGATGGCCGCGCAGGGGATGCACCTGTTCGCCGCGCGGGTCGGGACCGACCGCGCGGCCCCGCACCCGGCGGCGCTGGAGCGGTTCCTGCGGGAGCGGCTGCCCGCGCACATGGTGCCCGCGCACCTGCAGCTGGTGGACGCGCTGCCGGTCACCCGCAACGGGAAGATCGACCGGGCGGCGCTGGCCGGATGGCGGCCCGCCGAACCCGTCGGCACCGCGGTCGAGTCCGATGTGGACGGCGGGGACGAGCTGGCGGCGCGGCTGTGCGCGCTGTGGTCCTCCGCGCTCGGCGTGCAGCGGATCGGGCCGGACGAGAACTTCTACCACCGCGGCGCGGATTCGCTGATCCTGGCGCGCGTCGCGGGCCGGCTGCGCGAGGAGGTCCCGGAGGCCGCGGACTTCGCCTACGACACGCTGCTGCGCCAGATGCTCAACGAGCCCACCGTGACCGCGCTGCTCGCCGCCTTGCGAGCCGGGCGGGAACCCGAGGTGGCGCCGGTGCGCGCGGCACGGGGCGGCTCGCTGCTGGTGCCGTTCGGGCCGCAGGACGTCGACGGGCCGGTGCGGGTGCTGTTCCACGCGGCGCTCGGCACGATGGACTACTTCCAGCACCTGGGCGCCGCGCTCGCCGAGCAGCGGCTCGGCCCCGTGGTGGGGCTCGCGGTCGCCGATTGGGACGCGTACTGCGCGATCCCCGCCGAGGACCTGATCCCCCGCGTCGCCGACGACTACGCCCGGCGGCTCGTCGACGAGGGCCACACCCGGTTCCAGCTCGTCGGCTACTGCCTCGGCGGGCTGCTGGCCACCGAGGTGGCGCGGCGGCTGGCCGAACGGGGCTTGGAGGTCGTGGACCTGACGCTGGTCGACAGCATCCCGATGTTCATCGAGACCGACGAGGAACTCGCCTTCGAATCGATCTTCGTGCCGAACCTGGGGCTGGACCCGGTCGCCTCCGTCTTCGGGCCCGAAGTGGACGCCGCGGACGTGCACCGCGCCGTGCGGACGCTGATGGAGCAGTGCTCCGGCAAGGTCCCGGCCGGGGCGATCGCCGCGCTGCGCGACGACCCGGGGCTCACCGCGGTCGCCGAGGCGGCCACCCGCCGGGCCCGGATCGACCAGCGGGACCGGCTCGCCGAGTACGCCCGCGCCGCCGCCGAGAACGCCGGCGTCCCGGTCGAACCGGAGATGGTGCCGACCCTGTTCCGGGTGTGCAGGCACAGCATGATCGCCGCTCGCTTCGACCCGGAGCCCTACGCCGGCGACATGCGGTTCCTGCGGGCCGACCAGCAGCAGACCTTCGGCCTCACCGCCGGGGTCGGGCACCTCGCCGCGCCGTTCTGGGAACGCACCTGCCTCGGCGGGTTCGCGGTCTCCGACGTGCCCGGCGACCACTTCAGCGTCATCGAACCCCCACAAGTGCAGATCGTCGCGGACCGGTTGGCCGAACCGCTGCGCGCGGACGTCGAGGAGCAGGGAGCGCACGCATGA
- a CDS encoding ABC transporter ATP-binding protein: MTTAAGEKGTSALAELRRPIAPMTRLGVLLGGIGALTTLAPFVGIAELGRTLLAPGPLDATRVAWTAVVIAVGTVLGWSCTGAALWITHLADGRMQAELRRRLVRKLGEVGLGWYSETNSGRVRKAAQDDVDDLHHLIAHHDVELAGAVVLPLGGLAYLLWVDWRLALLALATLPIYFVAYGFMMRGFADKMREMDSGFARVSAAIAEFVHGIAVVKSFGQTGRAHAGYRRAVDEFGERYAGWVRPVLRLEALTSMALSVPVIALVGVAGGTWFVQRGWVTPIDVLAEVLVAVVLPSTLLTLNQGFTAQRKAVAAAERLSGLLSAPALPVAAEPRSPQGNLVEFDGVEFGYAADEPVLRGVDLTCRPGTVTALVGPSGAGKSTLAKLLPRFYDVTGGAIRLGGVDVREIAPAELYRHVGFVLQDVQLLHGTVADNLRLGRPAATERELVAAAEAARIHERITRLPRGYESVIGEDAVLSGGEAQRVSIARALLADTPVLVLDEATAYADPESEAEIQEALSAVARGRTVLVIAHRLSTITDVDRIVVVERGRVAEQGTHAELLAADGRYARMWAEHESTTDSTAGAPDGGGAAR, encoded by the coding sequence ATGACCACAGCCGCCGGAGAGAAGGGGACCTCGGCGCTCGCCGAGCTGCGGCGCCCGATCGCGCCGATGACGCGGCTCGGCGTGCTGCTCGGCGGGATCGGGGCGTTGACCACGCTCGCCCCGTTCGTCGGGATCGCCGAGCTGGGGCGCACGTTGCTGGCGCCGGGGCCGCTGGACGCCACCCGGGTCGCCTGGACCGCGGTGGTCATCGCGGTCGGCACGGTGCTGGGCTGGAGCTGCACCGGCGCGGCGCTGTGGATCACGCACCTGGCCGACGGCCGGATGCAGGCCGAGCTGCGCCGCAGGCTGGTCCGCAAGCTCGGCGAGGTCGGGCTCGGCTGGTATTCGGAGACGAACTCGGGCCGGGTGCGCAAGGCCGCGCAGGACGACGTCGACGACCTGCACCACCTGATCGCGCACCACGACGTGGAGCTGGCCGGGGCGGTGGTGCTGCCGCTCGGCGGGCTGGCCTACCTGCTGTGGGTGGACTGGCGGCTGGCGCTGCTGGCGCTGGCGACGCTGCCGATCTACTTCGTGGCCTACGGGTTCATGATGCGCGGGTTCGCCGACAAGATGCGCGAGATGGACTCCGGGTTCGCCCGCGTCAGCGCCGCCATCGCGGAGTTCGTGCACGGCATCGCCGTGGTGAAGTCGTTCGGGCAGACCGGCCGGGCGCACGCCGGTTACCGGCGCGCCGTCGACGAGTTCGGTGAGCGCTACGCCGGGTGGGTCCGCCCGGTGCTGCGGCTGGAGGCGCTGACCTCGATGGCCCTGTCGGTGCCGGTGATCGCGCTGGTCGGCGTGGCGGGCGGCACCTGGTTCGTGCAGCGCGGCTGGGTGACGCCGATCGACGTGCTCGCCGAGGTGCTGGTGGCCGTGGTGCTGCCCTCGACGCTGCTCACCCTCAACCAGGGCTTCACCGCGCAGCGCAAGGCCGTCGCCGCCGCCGAACGGCTGTCCGGACTGCTGTCCGCCCCGGCGCTGCCGGTGGCCGCGGAACCGCGCAGCCCGCAGGGCAACCTCGTCGAGTTCGACGGCGTGGAGTTCGGCTACGCCGCGGACGAACCGGTGCTGCGCGGCGTGGACCTGACCTGCCGCCCCGGCACGGTCACCGCGCTCGTCGGCCCGTCGGGCGCGGGCAAGTCCACGCTGGCGAAGCTGCTGCCGCGGTTCTACGACGTCACCGGTGGGGCGATCCGGCTCGGCGGCGTCGACGTCCGCGAGATCGCTCCCGCCGAGCTGTACCGGCACGTCGGGTTCGTGCTGCAGGACGTGCAGCTGCTGCACGGCACCGTCGCCGACAACCTGCGGCTGGGAAGGCCCGCCGCGACCGAGCGGGAACTGGTCGCCGCCGCCGAAGCCGCCCGCATCCACGAACGCATCACCCGGCTGCCCCGCGGTTACGAGTCGGTGATCGGCGAGGACGCGGTGCTCTCCGGCGGGGAGGCGCAGCGCGTCTCCATCGCCCGCGCGCTGCTCGCCGACACCCCGGTGCTGGTGCTGGACGAGGCCACCGCCTACGCCGACCCGGAGTCCGAAGCCGAGATCCAGGAGGCGCTGTCCGCCGTCGCGCGCGGCCGCACCGTCCTGGTGATCGCGCACCGCCTGTCCACCATCACCGACGTCGACCGGATCGTCGTCGTCGAACGCGGCCGCGTCGCCGAGCAGGGCACGCACGCGGAACTGCTCGCCGCGGACGGCCGCTACGCGCGGATGTGGGCCGAGCACGAGTCGACCACCGACAGCACCGCCGGGGCGCCCGACGGGGGAGGAGCAGCACGATGA
- a CDS encoding ABC transporter ATP-binding protein, with product MIRHLATILGPQHRGALRSYLAWLVGYAVLEGLAMAFLVPVLGAVLSGDTGAAWRWLGALAVAVLATCVARYQQAMQGFRLALVTLGTLHRRLGDHVASLPLGWFSSEKVGRLSRSATGGTFMVTNVFAHLLTPVVSGVVTPATVAVAMLVLDWRLGLVMVLAAPLLYLTHRWSAHWIGRSEQQRDAADALAGNRVVEFARNQQTLRAFGRGAEGYAPLEEAIDGRGRAAGRMLTETMPRLLASGLAVQLSFAALVAVGVALVLGSAIEPVTLVALLALAARFVGPLTEVAGLSGMVRMAGNDLRRLAEIFDEEPLAEPAAAAEVTRPGEIEFDAVRFGYDPANPVLRDVTLRVPPRTMTAVVGASGSGKTTITRLIMRFFDVDSGVVRVGGADVRELGTAGLAEQVSLVMQDVYLFDDTLEANIRIGRPAATDEELREAARLAGVHEIVERLPQGWATPVGEGGASLSGGERQRVSVARAVLKGAPIVLLDEATAALDPENERYVQDALRSLMRTSTLVVIAHKLPTVVAADQILVLDDGSIAERGTHEELLAADGRYAEFWNRRTRSRGWRLVAAEQDR from the coding sequence ATGATCAGGCACCTGGCGACGATCCTGGGTCCGCAGCACCGCGGTGCGCTGCGCTCCTACCTGGCCTGGCTGGTCGGGTACGCGGTGCTGGAAGGGCTGGCGATGGCCTTCCTGGTGCCGGTGCTGGGCGCCGTGCTCAGCGGTGACACCGGTGCCGCCTGGCGCTGGCTGGGCGCGCTGGCGGTCGCCGTGCTGGCGACCTGCGTCGCCCGCTACCAGCAGGCGATGCAGGGCTTCCGGCTGGCGCTGGTCACCCTCGGGACCCTGCACCGCCGCCTCGGCGACCACGTGGCCTCGCTGCCGCTGGGCTGGTTCAGCTCGGAGAAGGTCGGCAGGCTCTCCCGCAGCGCCACCGGCGGCACCTTCATGGTCACCAACGTGTTCGCGCACCTGCTCACCCCGGTGGTGAGCGGTGTCGTCACGCCCGCGACGGTGGCGGTGGCGATGCTGGTGCTCGACTGGCGCCTCGGCCTGGTGATGGTGCTGGCCGCGCCGCTGCTGTACCTGACGCACCGCTGGTCCGCGCACTGGATCGGGCGGTCCGAGCAGCAGCGCGACGCCGCCGACGCGCTCGCCGGGAACCGCGTGGTGGAGTTCGCCCGCAACCAGCAGACGCTGCGGGCGTTCGGCCGCGGCGCCGAGGGCTACGCGCCGCTGGAGGAGGCCATCGACGGCCGCGGGCGCGCCGCGGGCCGGATGCTCACCGAGACGATGCCGCGGCTGCTGGCCTCCGGGCTCGCCGTGCAGCTGTCCTTCGCCGCGCTGGTCGCGGTCGGGGTGGCGCTGGTGCTGGGGTCCGCGATCGAGCCGGTGACGCTGGTGGCGCTGCTGGCGCTGGCCGCGCGGTTCGTCGGCCCGCTCACCGAGGTCGCCGGGCTCAGCGGCATGGTGCGGATGGCCGGCAACGACCTGCGGCGGCTCGCGGAGATCTTCGACGAGGAACCGCTGGCGGAACCGGCCGCGGCCGCCGAGGTCACCCGCCCCGGCGAGATCGAGTTCGACGCGGTCCGCTTCGGCTACGACCCGGCGAACCCGGTGCTGCGGGACGTGACGCTGCGGGTGCCCCCGCGCACCATGACCGCGGTCGTCGGGGCCTCGGGCTCCGGCAAGACCACCATCACCCGGCTGATCATGCGGTTCTTCGACGTGGATTCCGGGGTGGTGCGCGTCGGCGGCGCGGACGTGCGCGAACTGGGCACGGCCGGGCTCGCCGAGCAGGTGTCGCTGGTGATGCAGGACGTGTACCTGTTCGACGACACGCTGGAGGCGAACATCCGCATCGGCAGGCCCGCCGCCACCGACGAGGAGCTGCGCGAGGCGGCGCGGCTGGCGGGCGTGCACGAGATCGTCGAACGGCTCCCGCAGGGCTGGGCCACCCCGGTCGGCGAGGGCGGCGCCTCGCTCTCCGGCGGGGAGCGGCAGCGGGTGTCGGTGGCGCGGGCCGTGCTCAAGGGCGCGCCGATCGTGCTGCTGGACGAGGCGACCGCCGCCCTGGACCCGGAGAACGAGCGCTACGTGCAGGACGCGCTGCGCAGCCTGATGCGCACCTCCACGCTGGTGGTGATCGCGCACAAGCTGCCGACCGTGGTCGCCGCGGACCAGATCCTGGTGCTCGACGACGGCAGCATCGCCGAACGCGGCACGCACGAGGAGCTGCTGGCCGCGGACGGCCGGTACGCGGAGTTCTGGAACCGGCGCACCCGCAGCCGCGGCTGGCGCCTGGTGGCCGCGGAGCAGGACCGGTGA
- a CDS encoding saccharopine dehydrogenase family protein, whose protein sequence is MDFRSESTVDEFCAGLDVLLNCAGPSREIGDVLAVAAHRAGADYVDVAGDEALHALLDPAGPRVAVLSAGLRPGLSGLFPRAVAAEFDRVDALEVHFGLLDRFTEVAAADYLQGVADGLTRPSAGWRGGARRTGEARRTDVELPHFPGRATVLTQLSTEDERLAAELGLERGDWRTVLCGEHVPAVFDRVRGTDRATAIADLRRASLLDLAGRSRFVTMTVRADGERGGAPESRTAVLHGAGNAELSGEVAAAAVAAVLAGTVPAGRHYAADVLDARAVVAELSARVTWPADDDEEGVL, encoded by the coding sequence GTGGACTTCCGTTCCGAGTCCACTGTGGACGAGTTCTGCGCCGGGCTGGACGTGCTGCTCAACTGCGCGGGGCCGTCGCGGGAGATCGGCGACGTGCTCGCGGTCGCGGCGCACCGCGCGGGCGCGGACTACGTGGACGTGGCGGGGGACGAGGCGCTGCACGCGCTGCTGGACCCCGCCGGCCCCCGCGTCGCGGTCCTCTCGGCCGGGTTGCGGCCGGGCCTGAGCGGGTTGTTCCCGCGCGCGGTCGCCGCCGAGTTCGACCGGGTGGACGCGCTCGAAGTCCACTTCGGACTGCTCGACCGGTTCACCGAGGTCGCCGCGGCGGACTACCTGCAGGGCGTCGCCGACGGGCTCACCCGCCCGTCGGCGGGCTGGCGCGGCGGCGCGCGCCGCACCGGGGAGGCGCGGCGCACTGACGTCGAGCTGCCGCACTTCCCGGGCCGGGCCACCGTGCTCACCCAGCTCAGCACCGAGGACGAGCGCCTCGCCGCCGAGCTGGGCCTGGAGCGCGGCGACTGGCGCACCGTGCTGTGCGGCGAGCACGTGCCCGCCGTGTTCGACCGGGTGCGCGGGACGGACCGGGCCACCGCGATCGCCGACCTGCGCCGGGCGAGCCTGCTCGACCTGGCCGGGCGCTCCCGGTTCGTGACGATGACCGTCCGCGCGGACGGGGAACGCGGTGGTGCGCCCGAGTCCCGCACCGCCGTGCTGCACGGGGCGGGCAACGCCGAGCTCAGCGGGGAAGTGGCGGCCGCCGCCGTCGCCGCGGTGCTCGCCGGGACCGTCCCGGCCGGGCGGCACTACGCCGCGGACGTGCTCGACGCGCGCGCGGTGGTCGCCGAGCTGTCCGCCCGGGTGACCTGGCCCGCGGACGACGACGAGGAAGGTGTGCTGTGA